In one Pseudodesulfovibrio tunisiensis genomic region, the following are encoded:
- a CDS encoding universal stress protein yields the protein MDFKKILLAVDASENAMRAVEYTGSIAGSTKGFQVELFCVERLPHRDTFPDEAAWAESCERTREELKTFMAQAHTRLETLGMARESITDQYLISCTSPFPNETFSCSRGTSVAQDIMEAVRQGGFGTVVVGRRGVSKAEEFLFGSVSNKIIHSAKDVTVWVVS from the coding sequence ATGGATTTCAAGAAGATTCTGCTTGCCGTGGATGCGAGTGAAAATGCCATGCGTGCCGTGGAATACACGGGCAGCATCGCAGGCAGCACCAAGGGATTTCAGGTGGAACTGTTCTGCGTGGAACGGCTGCCGCACCGGGACACGTTTCCGGATGAAGCGGCATGGGCGGAAAGCTGCGAGCGCACGCGCGAAGAGCTGAAGACATTCATGGCACAGGCACACACCCGGCTGGAAACGCTGGGCATGGCCCGGGAATCGATAACCGATCAGTATCTCATCAGTTGCACGTCACCGTTTCCCAACGAGACCTTTTCCTGCTCCCGGGGAACCAGCGTGGCGCAGGACATCATGGAGGCCGTGCGGCAGGGCGGCTTCGGCACCGTGGTGGTAGGCCGCCGGGGCGTGTCCAAGGCCGAGGAATTCCTGTTCGGCAGCGTGTCCAACAAGATCATCCACTCCGCCAAGGA